The following proteins are co-located in the uncultured Draconibacterium sp. genome:
- a CDS encoding M6 family metalloprotease domain-containing protein, whose product MKKVIPLIVVFIFSLFFNAFAAYLNNVPVSVKQPSGEIIHCFASGDEYFNWLHDANNFTIIKDKTTGYYAYAIIKDGQLIASEHLVGSVNPESVGIDPGLKIIPDRFSLKSGMIDDVSYAPKTGDYNNIVLFIRFADQAEFTEELSVYEEQFNGQNYSLRGYFSEVSGSQLDVYSTFYPISESSSIVSYQDAQPRNYYVPYDYVTNPIGYVDDAERTEREHTLLESAINSVKPDLETSGINFDSDADGYVDNICFIVQGTTEGWSELLWPHKWALYSKTVTISGARVWEYNFQLSAVTDVSVLCHEMFHTLGAPDLYHYSDESSNLYPVAGWDLMAWDYAQHMLTWMKYQYGNWFNEIPEITEGGTYKLPAVGNSSFACYKIPVQESTTEFFMVEYRKKVGYDTHLSASYDEGLLVYRVNTSVTSGNRNGPPDELYVLRPGVTDESPNGSWTDAAFSADQGRILINADSDPVALLSDGSNTSLSIYDIGFVGDSIEFKVGSPESGYTLTCNDVTIVDGVITSCSYDFSNTDIIIPDTLCDQPVIGLGYHLFRFKNVMTSVQLPATLQTIAESVFEHNNLSSVDFSRCTNLTYIGPLAFMANNLTSINLPENLTYLGGGVFNGNNITQLNGQLFDGFMYALTDGTELISYTMNTTNVTIPAHVQKLGDHALNTCGLTRVDLSLCIGLTEIGFRTFFANEIPSIDLSTCSSLQTIGNSGFLYSGLDTIDLNMCKKLTFIGGAAFSSNNFSSFYLPTPELNGMEFENWTDGNQNIYQGGALTTALDVWYQANFNQSELLPLELTLTTTDAYCYGDHGILSIQIEGGLGGTYGIGGNIPEAENDSNSYVVVLIPEGGSAANSIVLDDNQNETSIMVEAGSYTVLVEDAAGNEIENLAVIMEPEPLELIVDLFSFLCPGDTVMNLELLAFGGTEPYQYIINKNGVLYADFTENSEQSLIGEGVYNLVVVDANGCMAEETFVLELAPPVNFSLSNVTCYGEQSGTVLIRMEGEPGDSYQVSYAQYSNDSLIDRRSTAFFESEILITGLEFDINPNYDIMYVFTISNSAGCLIDEFVKIFEPVGEELVFSYEVLEVRELDADIQIAIQGGVAPYQVFLDGMEIQNLQQTVSTGYHSIQLIDAHMCVLDETIFIEPNIACPQHFYPVWEGNPNDAMNIFIIEAKVDGIDLEEGDELGVFDGDLCVGYGKILHTINHQNILSIVVSTDDGTGNGFTPGHEVSYRVWSCSKELEYYVDEVNCFDNQLNGVNCIAFQSGASSYVQLGVSTEVCWGIDFQTGWNIFSSPLLLDSADMKFNFQELINTNILLKVQDETGASLEDRGIFGGWQNDIGDILPDEGYKIKLNSNDSIQICGRKVGYPYAIHLNTGWNIVGYPALQSADGMEVVASLIENGTLLKVQDEQGRSIENLGIFGGWQNYIGNFYPGKGYKVKVSTYDTLWVSETYSKSAVLLPGTTAPVHFKPVFEGNGVDHMNFNFVNLQSGIVRVGDELAVFDGDNCVGVLTLLPGHIKTNVVSIPASAADNKGMSGFLEGNTYSFRLWQSAQQAELEIIPEVVKGDHVFVKHESVILNFKTVSFTGLNDVFNTNAVDCYPNPFNQEITVDIHLATDAMVEVLVMNQTGQCIKRLVERHNFKQGTQNLIWTGRNEGGQPVSTGIYYLRITINDQIYNRKIVYNK is encoded by the coding sequence ATGAAAAAAGTTATACCCCTTATTGTCGTTTTTATTTTTAGTTTGTTCTTTAATGCTTTTGCAGCTTACCTGAATAATGTTCCTGTTTCAGTAAAGCAACCTTCTGGTGAGATTATTCATTGTTTTGCCAGTGGTGACGAATATTTTAACTGGCTTCACGATGCAAATAATTTTACCATCATTAAGGACAAAACTACAGGATATTATGCCTACGCGATAATTAAAGATGGGCAATTAATAGCATCGGAGCATTTGGTTGGGAGTGTAAATCCGGAATCCGTAGGGATAGATCCTGGTTTAAAGATAATCCCGGATCGTTTTTCACTAAAATCAGGAATGATTGATGATGTTTCATATGCTCCCAAAACGGGTGATTACAATAATATCGTACTCTTTATACGTTTTGCAGATCAGGCCGAATTTACCGAGGAGCTATCAGTCTATGAAGAGCAATTCAACGGACAGAACTATTCGTTGCGAGGATACTTTTCTGAAGTGTCAGGGAGTCAATTGGATGTTTATTCAACTTTTTATCCTATTTCGGAAAGCAGTTCAATTGTTTCCTATCAAGATGCACAGCCTCGTAATTATTATGTTCCTTATGATTATGTCACCAATCCTATCGGATATGTCGATGATGCTGAGCGAACAGAGAGAGAGCATACTTTGCTGGAGAGTGCAATAAATTCTGTTAAGCCAGATCTTGAGACAAGTGGAATAAATTTTGACTCTGATGCCGATGGCTATGTAGATAATATTTGTTTTATTGTTCAGGGAACAACTGAAGGCTGGAGTGAACTGTTGTGGCCGCATAAATGGGCGCTATATTCAAAAACAGTGACTATTTCCGGAGCCCGGGTATGGGAATATAATTTTCAGCTGAGTGCAGTAACTGATGTGTCTGTATTGTGCCATGAGATGTTTCATACATTGGGTGCACCTGATCTTTACCATTATAGCGATGAATCCTCCAATCTGTATCCTGTTGCTGGTTGGGATTTAATGGCCTGGGACTATGCTCAACACATGCTAACCTGGATGAAATACCAGTATGGCAACTGGTTTAATGAAATTCCGGAAATAACAGAGGGAGGAACATATAAACTTCCTGCTGTTGGTAACAGTTCCTTTGCTTGTTATAAAATTCCTGTACAGGAATCAACAACTGAGTTTTTTATGGTTGAGTACCGAAAAAAGGTTGGGTATGATACCCATTTATCTGCCTCATACGATGAAGGTCTCCTGGTGTATCGCGTGAATACATCTGTTACCTCTGGTAACCGAAACGGACCACCTGACGAGTTATATGTTTTGCGGCCTGGAGTAACTGACGAATCTCCAAATGGAAGTTGGACTGATGCAGCATTCTCTGCCGATCAAGGTCGAATTTTAATCAACGCAGATTCCGATCCTGTGGCCCTGCTTTCTGATGGATCAAATACCTCTTTAAGCATTTATGATATTGGATTTGTCGGTGATTCCATCGAGTTTAAGGTGGGAAGTCCGGAATCGGGTTATACGCTAACTTGTAACGATGTTACAATTGTAGATGGAGTAATTACATCCTGTTCCTACGATTTCTCAAATACGGATATAATAATTCCTGATACGCTCTGCGATCAACCGGTTATTGGACTTGGTTATCATTTATTTCGTTTTAAAAATGTTATGACTTCGGTACAATTACCTGCCACTTTGCAAACCATTGCTGAATCTGTTTTTGAACACAATAACTTAAGCAGTGTTGATTTTAGCAGGTGTACAAACCTCACATATATTGGGCCTTTGGCATTTATGGCAAACAATTTAACAAGCATAAATCTTCCCGAAAATCTAACATATTTAGGAGGTGGTGTATTTAATGGAAATAATATTACCCAATTAAACGGGCAGCTGTTTGACGGTTTTATGTATGCTTTAACCGATGGCACCGAGCTTATTTCTTATACCATGAATACGACAAATGTTACAATTCCGGCTCATGTTCAAAAGCTTGGCGATCATGCATTAAATACCTGTGGTTTAACAAGAGTTGATTTGAGTTTATGTATCGGATTGACCGAAATCGGATTCAGGACTTTCTTTGCAAATGAAATTCCATCTATTGATTTAAGCACGTGCAGCTCGTTGCAAACCATTGGCAACAGCGGATTTTTGTACTCCGGTTTAGATACCATCGACTTAAATATGTGTAAAAAACTTACTTTTATTGGAGGCGCTGCCTTTTCTTCAAATAATTTTTCCAGTTTTTATTTGCCAACGCCCGAATTGAATGGTATGGAATTTGAAAACTGGACCGATGGGAATCAAAATATCTATCAGGGAGGGGCATTAACTACTGCTCTTGATGTTTGGTACCAGGCTAATTTTAATCAAAGTGAGCTTTTACCTTTGGAATTGACCTTAACAACTACTGATGCATATTGTTACGGTGATCATGGTATACTCAGCATTCAAATTGAGGGAGGCCTGGGAGGTACCTACGGCATTGGAGGTAACATCCCCGAAGCCGAGAATGACTCCAATTCTTATGTTGTTGTACTTATTCCCGAAGGAGGAAGTGCTGCAAATTCAATAGTTTTAGACGATAATCAGAATGAAACATCAATAATGGTTGAAGCCGGTTCCTATACTGTATTAGTCGAAGATGCTGCTGGAAATGAAATCGAAAATTTGGCGGTGATAATGGAACCCGAGCCGCTTGAACTAATTGTTGATCTCTTTTCGTTTCTTTGCCCCGGCGATACTGTTATGAACCTTGAACTGTTAGCTTTTGGAGGAACAGAACCCTATCAATACATCATCAATAAAAATGGAGTTTTATATGCCGACTTTACGGAAAATTCAGAACAATCCTTAATTGGTGAGGGCGTATACAATTTGGTTGTTGTTGACGCTAATGGATGTATGGCTGAGGAAACCTTTGTTTTAGAACTTGCTCCTCCGGTAAACTTTAGTTTATCAAACGTAACCTGTTATGGAGAACAATCGGGAACTGTATTGATACGAATGGAAGGAGAACCCGGAGATTCTTACCAGGTTTCTTACGCTCAGTATAGTAATGATTCATTGATTGATAGGAGATCAACTGCGTTTTTTGAATCAGAAATTCTTATTACAGGTTTGGAGTTTGACATCAATCCGAATTACGATATTATGTATGTTTTTACAATATCAAATTCCGCAGGTTGTTTAATTGATGAATTTGTCAAAATTTTTGAACCTGTAGGTGAAGAGCTTGTGTTTAGTTATGAGGTACTTGAAGTACGTGAGTTGGATGCTGATATTCAGATTGCTATTCAAGGTGGAGTTGCTCCCTACCAGGTTTTCCTTGATGGTATGGAAATACAGAATTTGCAACAAACGGTAAGTACGGGTTACCATTCCATTCAACTTATTGACGCGCATATGTGTGTGCTTGATGAAACCATTTTTATTGAACCGAATATTGCCTGTCCGCAACATTTTTATCCGGTTTGGGAAGGAAATCCGAACGATGCGATGAATATTTTTATTATTGAAGCCAAAGTGGATGGAATTGATTTGGAAGAGGGTGACGAACTGGGTGTATTTGATGGTGATTTGTGCGTTGGATATGGAAAAATACTCCATACGATCAATCATCAAAACATTCTGAGTATTGTGGTAAGTACCGACGATGGAACAGGTAATGGGTTTACTCCCGGACATGAAGTTTCATACAGAGTGTGGAGTTGCAGCAAAGAATTGGAATATTATGTTGATGAAGTAAACTGTTTCGACAACCAGTTAAACGGAGTGAATTGTATTGCGTTTCAGTCTGGTGCCAGCTCATATGTTCAACTGGGAGTTTCAACCGAGGTTTGTTGGGGAATTGACTTCCAAACCGGCTGGAATATATTTTCATCACCGTTGTTGTTAGATTCAGCTGATATGAAATTTAATTTTCAGGAATTAATCAATACCAATATACTGTTAAAAGTTCAGGATGAAACTGGTGCTTCACTGGAAGATAGGGGAATATTTGGAGGCTGGCAGAATGATATCGGAGATATACTTCCGGATGAAGGTTATAAAATAAAATTAAACAGCAACGATAGTATTCAAATTTGTGGCAGGAAGGTTGGTTACCCGTATGCGATTCACCTGAATACCGGCTGGAACATTGTTGGTTATCCAGCGTTGCAGTCTGCTGATGGGATGGAGGTTGTAGCTTCGCTTATTGAAAACGGAACTTTGCTTAAAGTTCAGGATGAACAAGGACGTTCGATTGAAAATCTTGGTATTTTTGGTGGTTGGCAGAACTACATTGGAAACTTCTATCCGGGGAAAGGATATAAAGTAAAAGTAAGCACATACGACACCTTGTGGGTATCTGAGACTTATTCCAAATCGGCTGTTCTTTTACCCGGGACAACTGCCCCTGTTCACTTTAAACCTGTATTCGAAGGGAATGGAGTAGATCACATGAACTTTAATTTTGTAAATCTACAGTCTGGAATTGTTCGGGTTGGCGACGAGTTAGCCGTATTCGACGGCGACAATTGTGTAGGAGTACTAACACTATTACCCGGGCATATTAAAACAAATGTAGTTTCAATACCGGCATCGGCTGCCGATAATAAGGGTATGTCGGGATTTTTAGAAGGAAATACTTATTCTTTCAGATTGTGGCAATCGGCCCAACAGGCGGAGTTGGAAATAATTCCGGAAGTAGTTAAAGGCGATCATGTTTTTGTAAAACATGAGTCGGTAATTTTAAATTTTAAGACTGTTTCATTTACCGGGCTTAACGATGTTTTTAATACAAATGCAGTAGATTGTTATCCGAATCCGTTTAATCAAGAAATAACGGTTGATATTCACCTGGCAACCGATGCAATGGTGGAAGTACTGGTAATGAATCAAACCGGTCAGTGTATAAAACGGTTAGTCGAAAGACACAATTTCAAGCAGGGAACACAAAACTTGATTTGGACAGGAAGGAATGAAGGAGGACAGCCTGTTAGTACCGGAATATATTATCTGCGAATAACAATAAACGACCAGATTTACAATAGAAAAATAGTATATAACAAGTAA
- a CDS encoding T9SS type A sorting domain-containing protein, translated as MRLYLLPILLSLFIFVNNSFAQTHFYPVGNLTNAMNVNLLEAKINGVNLREGDEIGVFDGELCVGAVVLEKSLEEIFDNVIKSLVAGGDDSETYEKDGFITENTISFKIWDKSENQLIEIETVKYYNPIDGSEIEEQHFAVGATRYVSLNTTFNYAPKSNAGTDQVLREGESGMLDGTGSFDLNEDDLSYVWYDLDSIGLKDFNVVKPTFSAPKVDSDKHFRLVLIVNDGSKYSEPDTTGVTVLNVVSEPVANAGVKSIEVNELKKIILNGSKSYDPEDMPITWHWELSENTIELVNNNSAVASFYAPEVRNDTTIYAYLTIINSAGLTASDTVEITIHNVNIAPMAVIVVGSNVVKEGEEVVLDGSHSHDQDSGPSHLRYNWNSLNGGELNNRNEIYAVFSAPFLLLDSTFLFTLVVNDGDIDSPPDTIAVKVLHTNLSPTANAGFDIIVDEGGEVVLNSSSSFDPEGKELIYEWNSDCLDLNDFTSPFPQFIAPEQEKDTTVFLSLKVNDGELWSVPDTLEVHIRQVNKVPVWLALPADSAFLERAYMGFIEAYDPDLLDALKITAYGMPGWLTMTDHGDGTAELYADSIPGVDGIKGDWDIVLQISDGYISVDTSFTLHVGVVTFSNKIELPSFMIFPNPSNEWITIQFDKPLNKGSILRFYTASGVLVREELIVDKILNYDVSEFSRGVYLLELITENTKLKTLKLLIN; from the coding sequence AACTCATTTTTATCCTGTTGGAAATCTTACCAATGCCATGAATGTAAACTTGCTTGAAGCAAAAATTAATGGAGTAAATCTGCGAGAAGGCGATGAAATAGGCGTTTTTGATGGGGAGCTTTGTGTGGGGGCTGTGGTACTGGAAAAAAGTCTGGAAGAAATATTTGATAATGTTATTAAGTCGCTTGTTGCTGGAGGCGATGATTCCGAAACATACGAGAAAGATGGTTTCATTACAGAAAATACAATATCCTTCAAAATATGGGATAAGTCAGAAAATCAGTTAATCGAAATAGAAACGGTTAAGTACTACAACCCTATTGATGGGAGTGAAATTGAAGAGCAACATTTTGCTGTTGGTGCAACTAGATATGTCTCTTTAAATACAACATTTAATTATGCTCCAAAGTCGAATGCAGGTACTGATCAGGTTTTGCGCGAAGGAGAATCAGGAATGCTTGATGGAACAGGATCTTTCGACCTAAATGAAGATGATTTGTCTTATGTGTGGTACGATTTGGATTCCATTGGATTAAAGGATTTTAATGTAGTGAAGCCAACATTTTCTGCCCCAAAAGTTGATTCAGACAAACATTTTCGATTGGTTTTAATTGTGAATGACGGATCGAAGTATTCGGAGCCTGATACGACTGGTGTGACAGTATTAAATGTTGTATCTGAACCTGTTGCCAATGCTGGCGTCAAATCAATTGAAGTAAACGAACTAAAAAAAATAATTCTTAACGGAAGTAAATCCTATGATCCTGAAGATATGCCGATTACGTGGCACTGGGAGCTCTCTGAAAATACCATTGAATTGGTAAATAACAATTCTGCAGTAGCATCTTTTTATGCTCCCGAAGTTCGGAATGATACAACTATTTACGCCTATCTTACAATAATAAATTCTGCTGGATTAACTGCAAGTGATACGGTTGAAATAACTATTCATAATGTAAATATTGCACCTATGGCTGTAATTGTTGTTGGTTCCAATGTTGTTAAAGAAGGAGAGGAGGTTGTGCTCGATGGCAGTCATTCTCATGATCAGGACAGTGGTCCGTCACATTTAAGATATAATTGGAACAGCTTAAATGGAGGAGAACTTAATAATCGCAATGAGATATATGCGGTATTTTCTGCACCATTTTTGTTGTTAGATTCAACTTTTTTGTTCACGCTTGTGGTTAATGATGGGGATATAGACTCACCTCCGGATACAATTGCAGTAAAAGTATTACATACAAATTTGTCGCCTACTGCAAATGCAGGGTTCGACATTATTGTTGATGAGGGTGGCGAAGTTGTACTAAATAGTAGTTCATCTTTCGATCCCGAAGGGAAAGAACTTATTTATGAATGGAACTCGGATTGTTTGGATCTGAATGATTTTACTAGCCCATTCCCTCAGTTTATAGCACCGGAACAGGAAAAGGATACAACGGTATTTCTCAGCTTAAAAGTAAATGATGGTGAGTTGTGGTCAGTTCCCGATACTCTGGAGGTTCATATCAGGCAAGTAAATAAGGTACCCGTTTGGTTAGCGTTACCTGCCGACTCTGCCTTTTTAGAAAGAGCATATATGGGATTTATAGAAGCATATGATCCAGACCTTTTGGATGCATTAAAAATTACGGCTTATGGAATGCCAGGTTGGTTAACCATGACAGATCACGGAGATGGAACAGCTGAACTATATGCCGATTCCATACCAGGCGTCGATGGTATAAAAGGAGATTGGGATATAGTACTTCAAATAAGTGATGGTTATATTTCTGTAGATACCAGCTTTACGCTGCATGTAGGTGTTGTAACTTTTTCAAATAAAATCGAGCTTCCTTCTTTTATGATATTTCCAAATCCATCAAACGAATGGATAACTATTCAGTTTGATAAACCATTAAATAAGGGATCTATATTGCGATTTTATACTGCCTCAGGCGTTTTAGTACGCGAAGAGTTAATAGTAGATAAAATATTGAATTATGATGTGAGCGAATTTAGTAGAGGAGTTTATTTGCTTGAATTGATTACCGAAAATACAAAACTGAAAACATTAAAATTACTTATAAATTAG